In Panicum virgatum strain AP13 chromosome 5K, P.virgatum_v5, whole genome shotgun sequence, the genomic window TTTAATTCAAGTAATCCCTTCAATCATATGTTTTCATCAGTTACCTTCATTAGTGTAGTTTGTCAAATCGCCAAATGGAGCACGATCTTGAGAATCGTTTATTTCCATGGGACTCTGATATTCTGTAAACCACACATAATCAAAAACCCAATTTAGCCACATATAGTAAATACCCGTACAAATACATGGAATGACATCCAAACTGACACAAAGGCAAATAGCACAACACACCCTAAATTTGGAGGTGAAATTACTGCAAGGGGCTTATGATTGGCATTATGAGATTCCCACGAATTAGCATGCAACCAAAACTTAATCCAGCGCATGGCAAAGAAGCCATTTTATTGTTGAACAGGCCATCAAAGCAGTAAACTAAATGAAGCGTGCATAAGATGGAAGCAGACATGAACATACTACACATAAGTAAATGAGTGACATCCAAACTGACTCGAAGGCCTATAGCAGAAAAAACCCTAATGTTGGAGGTGAAATGATACAAGGGGCTTATGATCAGCATCCTGAGATGCCTCATGAATAAGCATGCCACCAAAACTCAATCGACTGGAAGTCAAAAGAAGCCATTCTATTGATAACACAACCACAGTAACAGAACATGTACACAGTTCATGTATATGAGCAACTTTATTGCTATCATACCACACAAACGGTCATCAGCCAAAAGGAAAGGGAAAAAAGCATGTTATCTAGCACCTTTATTTTTCTGACGCACTACACGTCTCCTCAGATTTTTTGCATTCTTCTCTTCCTGCGACATTGCTGCATACCTTGCTCTTTCCCTTTCCCGCTTACGTTGCTTATTATTATTGTTTGCTGACGGTGAACTGGGTACACTCTCAGACCCTGCGTTATAAATAACACAACCTACATACTAAGTGCATCTGTTTCTCTAATGCAATCAATCCATGATATCATGTTTAACAGGAATATGTAAATTTTAACCTAATCACTAACCTGGATCATCTTGTGACTCTGCATTGGTCAATACAGCAATGGAATCTCCATAGACAGCACGATCTTGAGAAAGCACTGCCAACAAAGTTTGGTTAGCGTGTAGTGTGATATCTGATAAATGCAACATCACCCGCTGTTTACCTGTCAGCTTCGACGCAGTACCCTCATGTTGGGGAGTTCCCCGTACATAGGAGTTATTAGTATGCAACCAATCACTATTCTCATCAAAATCAAGTCCAGCTGGTTGTCCAGTCATGTCCCTCATGTTATGATACCTATAAAAATTATGATCAACATAATGGACTGGGAGTAAAAAAAGAATTCTGCAAATTATAGCAATGAAGTTAACTGCTAAGTTAAGTTACTGATTCTTGTAGTGTCTCCATGTCATTTTTTACTTTTTGGCTAACTGAATAATTGTTATCTGCCATGTAGTTTAGTTTTAGAAACAAACTCGaacaatataaaaaaatagttttGTTTACAGTGTGATACATATTTCCTCTCGAAGTGATAatgctatttttcatgattgGATCAGAGAACCTAAATATCTTTACCTACTAAAATATTGATAACCCATCGACTCCTGTAGTTCTACCTCTATTTTTTTCATGATAGTTGCATGCCCATGCGTTGCCACGGGTGAAAAACAAGAATTCAATGCAAAATGAAGCTAACTTCACAATCAATAAGTAATCCAAGATCCTGTAGATTTGCATTGATGAAACAAAAAGCTACTGTTccaatattattatttatttgctGGACATCATATCCAAGCAAAAAatgaagttaaaaaaaatatctTCAAACACCAGAGCAATAATATCATATGGTCACTCTGCAAGCAAAGAAAGAACAATTTCTGGTGAAGAAGGCCTCTATGAAGTCGAAAAAATCATGATAAATATGCATCAGACTATAACAGTGCTATCTATAGATCTTAATACTAAGCTTATAAAGAAAATATCTATTTTGATTGACATTTGTTCACAATTTCTGGCGTTTCATATATCTTGTTCGCATTATCTGAAGAAGCAATCAGAACTATGGTGTAATCATCTTGCAGATACACCTTTCATGATCTATGATGCTATTTATATAGTCTGCAAAGCTTAATTATAGTGATAAATGTGGTTCAGATGTTCCAAATATCTTGGAGGATCCATCTGTACAAATGGACACCACCATGTAACCATGGAGGCTCTATTTGTGACTTGTGAGTTGTCATAAATAGCTCCCTGCAGCACCAAATCACCCTATCAGATAGACAAGTCTCGTCACGGCCAACAAAGCGCACCCATGCAACATCAAGGCCTAGCAAGGAATCAATGAAACAGATTCGAAGATTTGAATTGCTAAAATAAAGAACCATAAAAAATGATGGTTTTAATACTCTATGTCAATTTCTGAAGAATCAACACAACAGAAAACAATGCATGAAAGAGACAGAAATCAAACTTTCGTGAACCGCCATAGCAAGCATAAATAACTGATTGGTCACTTGCGTGGCATCAACCACACCTCAAACAAAAAATTAAGGTACGATCGTAGATATTTGAAGCATCCTGcctctatgttatcaaaagatTATAGTGCTTAACAAATAAAAGTGGTTTCCTTTTACCAAATCTAATTGAGGGCCATTAACCGAGTTTATACCAGATGTAACTTTTTCATCAAATGAGTGCTTGAAAACATCAGGTCATCGTTTTTGTGCACACATCCATATCATTTCTTTCTCTAAAGAATTTTCAACTTCATCCTACAATTTCTCAATGAATACTTAGTAAAATATCCCTCTAATTAAATATTAACAGGCTGATATTTATTGACTCAGGAAACATGAGTTCCATCTTATTAACTTAACAGGATAGTATGTATTGATTCATAAAAAGAGAGGCTACTCCTTGAGTATTATTTATCAAACAAGCAGTGCAAACACAGGTAATGCTAACTGCCAGGGATGTCATTCGAACAAAAGATAGTTAGGTGTAACCAGAAACTGCAGCATAGCACAAGGCATGTTTACCAGTCCATGAAGATTTACTTGAACAGATGATAATAGCAAGGGAATTAATCAACCAAGTGCAGTATAgttggaacttgaaatttgtcaCAAACAAGCAGTGCAAACACAGGTAATGCTAACTGTGCCAGGGATGTCATTCGAACAAAACATAGTTAGGTGTAACCAGAAACTGCAGCATAGCACAGGGCATGTTTACCAGTTCATGAAGATTTACTTGAACAGATGATAATAGCAAGGAAATTAATCAACCAATTGCAGTATAGTTGGAGCTTGAAATTTGTCAGGCACCATAAATAGATACCGCAGGGATTCGAGCATGTAGTAAGGTGCAATCTACACAGTTGCCTAGTGAGACCAACATGATAAAActgaaacaacatgatattgcAATTTGTTAACACTGTCATCAAACATTGGTACACCATTTCAAGCCTCAAATAGGCAACCGTAGGTCCGTAACACGAAATACTGCATGGTCATCTGTCCTTATAACTAAGTGAACAAACTCACTAAGCAAGCTGCCAACACTGAAAATGTATACAATTTACTCCAATTTAGGATCATCACTCCCTTATATAACATTCACACGTTTAGTTTTTAGTCAGGATACAACAGAAAACAACAAGGGATGTTTTTTTCTGAATCTGAATAAAATAAGCAGCATACATCgcaggaagcaagcaaggcattCAGGTACAAATGTTTTTAATAGTTGTATATGCTCTAGTAAACTTTTCTTCCAGCAGGAGACGCAGCTACCCAGCAGCTCGCACCGATCGAGCCGCCAAATCATGCggaagggagggaaggaggagaagggtgCGTACTCTGGATGCGGGCGGCAGGGGCACAGCAGGAGACGCAGGCCGCCACCGCGTGGGAGAGCCGGGATGATGCCGCCCCTGGAGCCGCGGCGAAGGGCCACCACGCCCAGGCTGCTGGCCTACTGCGGTGGCTGAGGCACCAGGGATTTCGTTTCAGGGGAGAACGGAGGGTGCGGGTGATGTGGACGGCCGACCCACCAACTGCTGGCAGACGCACGACGGGGGCAgcgccctgggcggcggcgaggcggtagCCACGGGCCCGGAACCACCTGCTGGGGGAGCTCCTTGGGCGGCGACGACgcagcggcgaggcggtggcgacGGGGAAGGAGGGGCGCGCGGCTCGGTGGTGCGGGGGCTTGAGGAGCGCGGGCGGGGGCGAGCGCGGGGCGAGAGCGGCAGTGCCGAGCGCGGGGAAGGGGCGCGGGTTGGCGGCCCCGAGCTGGCGGAGGAGGGGagcgcgggtcggcggcgcgcgcgggccggAGGAGCGCGAGCCCAGGgcgagagcggcggcgccgagcgcgAGGCGacggaggaggggcgcgggggcgggggtCGGCGGAGGAGGGTCGTGCGCGTGAAGAGTATCCGTCGAGAAATGTGGGGGGCAGAGCTCGCGAGTTGGGAAGTGACGCACGGGGAGGGGGCAGAGCCACGGACGGTAGACTCACTTCGTTCTTTTTTGGTAGTAGTAGATTGAATGTTTTGTGGTCTGTGTGTTGAATTGTGATTTTACTATATACCACGAACCCACCAAGGTGGTGGTTTGGGTTAGTAATCTTCGTCGAGGCCGTGAGGGCAGCGGGTGTGACATACCGAGCACGATAACTGTGCGGTTATGGTTATGATGCGGCTAGCACAACAAAACCCCTTTAGTGACGGACAGACCTAAGGAAAACGATAGTCTCGTGTGTGAATGCCTACTATGGACTTGTTTAGAAAATAGAGAATACCCAACTTCTAAATTCTGTCCCCTAATCCCACGCCACGAGATAAATAACGGAGCCGTCAATGCGCTTTTCCTTTTTTACCACCGCTTGAGTAATTACGCCGGATAGCAGAAATCAATGGAGGAAAAAAAAGCTCCAAAGCATGATAATAGGTCCATGAAGGCTAGACCGTCCTCTTCTTGTTCGCAGCAGCAGGTGTCCCAAGCTCCTGCGTCACCCATTTGAATTCAGCGAGGTCGAATATCATGACGCCCAAATCGACACCTCGGCTCAACGCCGATGACAAGGAAACACCGAAATTGATCTCCCTGCCCCCCCAAATTGAGATCCCATGCAGCAACAATCAAACTACTCCGTCCAAAACGAGAACCCACAGTAGGAATCAAGATCGTGGCCTCCCAAATTGAAATCCCAAAGCCAGAATCCTAGCCAGTAGCCACCCTCCAAAATCAGCTCCCACCACCGAGCTCGGGCATGCTGCAGCCCAGATCAAATTTCTTGCTGAATGTGAAGCTCGCCCAACCCAAATCAGGCTTCGTGCTTCCGCAAGCTTTAGCTTCTTGCCGCAGAATCGAGCTACTCCATAGGGCACACAAAGCAGATGAtggagattcggcaagattagAACGGAGACGGGAGTACGAGACCAATCCCAGCTTCCAGCCAGAGAAAGGAAAATGTTAGAACTGGGATAGCCGGACGGGATGACGGCTGCGGCTCCGTTATCTCGTGCCGTGGGATTAGGGACCGAAAAACAAAAATCAGATGGCCGACACTGCCAGAAAAAGAGGCATTCGTCCGCGTCCAATCAGTACCGATTATTTTAAATCCGATATTAATGTCAATTTAGTACCGATTCTATAGCACAGTACCCCTCGAAGCTATTTAGTATCAGTTTTTAACATCATCCGGTATTAAATGCcactatttagtaccggttggtgttatgacccggtactaaatggcttctGGAGGCCCCAGCCATTTAGTACTGGACCATAACGCCACCCAGTACTACGTGGTAtagtccggtactaaatggtcatgACCCGGTACTAACTGGTCTGTCCTAGTTTCTTCAAAAGAATAACATCTCCTATATACTCACATGTGCTGTGTGGGTAGAATGGTAGAGTAGACTACGCGCGAGATCACAAATCACGAATTCGAACCCCAATGCACACACATTTATCCGAGCATATTTTTTCTAAGTGGGAGTGTATTAATGGACCGGCTGCAGCAGGTAGAGACGAGAGTTGGGCAGCATGTACCCAACGGTGCATGGTGCCTGTCCACCAGTGGAGCTGGGTTACCGAGATTGGGTAAAGGTCTGACAGGTGTTATATGTTTTTGATATACGGATGCATTGGTTTAGAGAAATAAGTAGAGGTACGGACCCACATTCCTATTTTAAAATTGGACAAGTGCAGGTAGATACTAGGCGCGGTGATGCTACAGATCAGACGTCCCATGTCTTAAAAAAATTGGACGCTCCGACATATATTGCAATAGTTAAGAATTGATATTGCAACTATTGTTTATGCATATTTTACAATAAATGTTACATGAAATATAATGTTCATGTTGCAACGGAAAGTTTCCATCCTCGAATCGGATGTCAGAGTGATTTGTATACATATTCTTTTAGACGTTACAAGCGTTGATTTCTACTGTTGCAAGTGGTATTTTTCAATATTGCGACGGGCCGTCCCATAAAAAATTTCAGATCGAACATCTGGGCGCTAGAAGTGCCGTACTAGGCGTAGCTCTTTCCGCTTCCTGAAATATATCTAGAGCAAGCACAGGCGGCTATAGAAGATTTTCCTTTCCCCCACCTTGAATCATGAATCCTATTTGTCTTGTTTGTATAGAAAGTTGTGCACCCAGTTCATGTATTTTTTTCTTGTGTCACAAAATATTATGCGAAGTGTGTTGATTTATCATACACTCAATTTGTGGTTTTCCTCTGGACAAAAATTTGTGCATCTACAAGAAGGGAGAAAACTTTACTAATTGTGCACAAAAATATATATCCCCAATATTCAGGTATTTAATATTTTTGTAGTTTTCTGCCATGTACAAAAATTATGTCATCATCACCCACAAAAACAATATGTCATCATCAGAAAAGTTTCTGAACATTTATGTGCAAATACATTAAGTTGTTCCCATCTGGAGCTTGCATGTAGAGTTTTACCATGGACGAAATTATTTGTATCATTTTAATATAATATTTTTGCTTCTGCAATTTTCATTTATACTAGAAAAATGTTGCGCCGTTGGTGCCCACGAGAGGCCCATCACATATGTATATATCTGTGCTTATAAAGTTTTGTTGCGGACTCGGTCAAATTTGATTTGGGTTGTTAAATGTATGTGTGTGAGATGTGGACCGTTGAAATATATCTATAGATCGTCCATGCATCCGTAGCGAGAAAGCTTATATGTGGCAGTCATCATAGGTGTCAATGCTGTGGTAtatgcagtatgtaaatgtgCAAGGCGATTCAACCCGTTACCGATACACATTAAGGGGGTTGGTTTCGTAAAAGTCTGGGAGGTTTTATGTGAATTTGATGTTCGTGGAGTGTAGATTGGTTTCGCCAAAGTGTTATATTATTTTAGGTATCGAAATGGAGCTATGCCATTTGTTGGTGTATTTATTGTGGTGAAAGAAGGAGTGAAATAATTTATTAAGGAGGGCGGAGCACAATTAGACGGGAAGTTAATGTATTTGTGAAATCATGTGGTAATTAATagatgttttatttttttaaggaAGTAGTGGTTATTTTAAAATATGATGTGTTTTTTGGAAGTAGCATAAGAAATTATGTTATATTTTTAGTAAAATAAGATGTTACGTTGAACGAATTAGAAAAAtgttttgaatttataaaattttgctaTATactaaagttgtagattttaaaattctaaGCAACTTTTGTATTGATTATTTTTTTGATTTGAAGATATTTTGTTGTCCAAATTGTAGATACAACGGATCGCATGTAAGCATTTGTGCAAATAAATTGTGAAAGCGTTTTGAATTTTAAAGTTGCTCTATAATAAACTTGTAGTTTTTGGATTCTTGATCGAATTTTATGATGAGCAACTTTTAATTTTAACACATTTTGGTGTTCAAATTTTACGTATAATGTTGCCCATGTAGAAGTAACAGACGTAACGGGTTGTTGTTTGATTTAATTAGAATCCGAGggttctttttaaaaaaaattctgagATAGTGCCAAGACTGCGAGTTGATTTTCAAAAAACTTAAGGTTTTTATTGTAAATTTCTCTGAACCTTGACGGTTGGACTGTGGGTTGATTTTGGTAAAAATTGAGGGCTTTTTCCAAAAATAATCTGAGAGAAGAGGCTgtactgcgggttgatttgggGAAAGTccgagagttttttttttgcaaaaaacccGGTTTGTTGACCAATGGGGACCGTTGGATCGCTGATTGGACGGTCCATGTTTTCCGGCCACATGGCCACCTTCCTGGTGCATCCCCTGCATCAGGATTAGTAGGAAAGAGAAGATGCTTGTTTGCTTTTAATCGATGCTTGATAAAAAAAGACATAGTACAGGTGCAAGTTGTCACCATGCCGCACCGACAAAAGTTGTCCCTGCAGCTGGCGTTTAGCGCTGACGTGACAACACATGCTTCCCACCTTTGCAACTTTTGAAAATTGAAAGTAGACGCAGATCGGTTACATTAGAGACTAGCAACAAAGCAGAGACAAAGTACCGGCTCGTATCCTGGTGCGATGGGCATCCGACGGCAAATAGCACGGTGTGCACATATCGCCATGTGCAGGAATGTTGATCTGTTTGTATTTTACCTACTAATGATCAGAGCTAAAACTTCTTTTATTTGTGATGAGAGTAATCTACTTGGAATGGCCCATATTAGGATGAGTAAAATGGTAAGGGTTCCGTTCAACCAAGAGTCTGTTAATGTCAACTACCTTTCGGCCATAATTAAAACCAGAGAGTTGAAATTTTCTCAATTGAAAATTCTTGTTCTAATTGGCACCTTTTCAACTTCAAACTCGTCCATATGAAACTTTTGAATTTAAACATTGCGTAGATGAAATTAACTTGTTTGGGAGGAAGCAGGGTGACCTTAGCATTAGAGTAGGCAATGCATGCATTACAGTCCACGAAAAATTTAAACATCGGAAGTGGAACCTAGATCGAATCTCTTCCTCAGGTAGCATTACAGTTCAACAGACAAGGCTCCGAAATTTGAGCTATGAAAAGAGTATAATCGGGTAGCATCAAATTAATCGAGTAGCATCAAATTGAACTTGTGCTTACATGCTCTGACCTGGAAACCAAAATGAAAGCGCAAATTTACCAAGTCCCAACTCCCCGTAATGAAATACCAAAGTTTTAAATCTCCGGCTATAGCTGCCGCTATAGCCAAAGATAGCCGTTGAAGAAAGGTACAGCTAGGAGAAGCAGTTTTTAGCGCTAATCAACCGTCCACGCTAATAGCCGGAGATAACCAGAGTTAGCCTCTAATCAAAGGCTTATTTAGCGGCAACTAaacacttttttttttaggGATAGTGGCAACTAAACACTTGACTGGCCAAGAAAAAGCTCGGACGCCAGCCCACCAAATGACAGCCCAAAAATTGGCAGCCCACTCTTGAGGTATGAGCCAAGGGATGAACCTGCCCGCTCCGTGGGTTCATGCGTGACAGCGTAAGCACGAGTACCTCAAGATATCTAATGGTTCTTATGCCAAAATTCTGTGTTTTCTTTTTGACTTTTGCAGAACAGCTAAATGTTTTAGCTGCAGCTATTTCTGGCTATAGCTGCACTTAGTTGTTCCGGAGGACAATGGCTAAGAGGCTTAGCCGGAGATTTTAAACATTGTGAAATACCCTTAGCACATCAAACTTATCCACACTGCAGCTGTTCAATGCAGGATTTGTTCAACTTACCACCACATTGAAAAACACCCGCCAAGATGCATCGCCATGGATGGATCGCCACTTCTCAAATCTAATAAGCCTAGAGCAGCTTCACTCGACTAGACACATATGTAATTTGCCTGTTACAATTTGAGTAAGCTACAGCTCagcagcgcccccccccccccccccgaccccaGTCGCTTCGTCGCAACCGACGAAGCTCAAGGGTCCGCTGCTTATTCCTCGGTACAAGACTTGCGTCGCCAGGTCTTCGTCTTCCTATCCGAAGAACAACGAAGACGGGCCACCTCCACGCTTGCTCCTGGCATCGGCTTCAGTGTTCTTGGTGTCTTGTCTTCGCTTTCCGACCCGAAGACAAGCGAAGACGGGCCACCTCCGTGTTTGCTGTTGGTATCGGCTTCAGTCCTTGACTTCCTGTCTTCGCGCACTTTCGGCGACCggaccgaaggtggtgtccccaacagtagcccctcggagcCTCGGTCCGATCTTCGGGAGGGGCGGGGCTTCGACTCTGCAGGCGCCGTCGGCGTCtcgaagcgccacccttcgggctGGGCGCCGCGATGGTGGCCAGCGAAGCACAGTCCGTGTTCTCCTGCAAAAAAGTTGTAGTCTGGTGGAGGAAGCAAAATTTTCATGTTCGTAACTGTTAGCTTGCGCTCAAATTATCGGATTCAAGTTTTTGGTGGGAAACCTTGTGTTGTTTCGTAAACTTGAAAAGGCAGAGTTGCCCCTCGGTCTCTTAATCTGACGCGTGCAATGCGGGGTTCTTTTGTCTTTCCACTCACGCGCCTTACCCCACCTATAAATACTAGCGCCGCGACTGTGTTTTACTTTTCACTGCCCTTGCTTCCCAGCCTCCTCGCTTTTCCGTTGGCGAAGGTTCTTTCTGAGCTCGTTTTTCTTCGAACTGTTCCGGTGCTGAACTTCAAGGGTGGCGATCTCAGAACATTCTGCATCTTCGGAGATGGCTCCAAAGAGGGATTAAGGGCCGACGACAACTATGCTCGGCTTGTCGAAGATGACTCCGTCCCTCCTCGATGACCTGGCTCATCGGGGCTTCATTTCAGCGGACGGTGTCAGGGCTCCTCCGACGGGTGAGACCGTCACTCATCCTCGCGCAGACGAAGTGATGGTGTTTCGCGATCTGTTCACCGCCGGTCTTCGGATGCCCCTCGACTCCATGGTAGTGGACATCTTTTGGTTGTTTAATGTATATCTGCATCAAATGACTCCCACTTTGATCGTGCAGCTCTACCTGTACATGTGGCTGGCGAAGACCTGCCGCCTTTCTCCAAGCGCCGAAGGCTTTGCTCGTGCCTTCAGGGCTTCAGGGTACACTATCAACCGAAGAAGATTTCCGTACAATCGGCCGGAGGTGCGGAGATATCGGCCATTCCCCAATATGGCTGTTATACCTTCGCCTTTCACAAGAACCTTCCGAGTCCTGTCCCCGCGAGCAAGAACAAATGGGCCAACGATCGGTCATCCTACTGGTTCTATCACAAGGTGACATTGGACCCCGTTACGAAGACCCATCCCCTCGTCGTCGACCGCATTGCTGCTCTTGGCGATGTGCCGAAAACCGCCTGTCATGTCCGAGCCGAAGATGAGGCTCTTCTCACCCTGCTGCGGAAGCTATCGAAGACCTTCAGCACGCGCGACATCATCAAAGAGTTCATCGCGTGCGGCTGCTTTCCCGTCAGGGTTGGCTGGGACATCTCTAGCTGGTTGGCCGAGGACTGCTGGATCGAAGGTATTCCGATACCTGACTTCGCGACCGTCTTCAGCCTTCGGACCGACTGTGAGTTTTCGTGCTTAAGCTCATGTTATGGAGGTGTACGCTTCGCTCTTTTGCTTACACTTTGTGTCTCTTCGGCGATGCAGGGGTGGACCCTGTTGTTATCGAGAGCCGGGCCGACGAGATGGTTGGGTCAGTCTCGAGGGACGAGTACAAAGCCCTCGTCGGGCATCTTGGCGGGGCTCGACGTACCTGGGTGTTCCACGCGTTGGGCCTCTCTGCTCCTTAGCGGGCGGCCGAGTTGAAGCTTGCTGAGGGCCAGGGCGGCCCGGAGAAGGCGGAGGCTCTGGAAAAGGCAAAACAGAAACGGGCGTCTTCGTCCGCAGAGCCGAAGAAGAGGGGCTGGCTTATCGACGTCATCTTGCATTAGTCTCCCTGCAAAGCAAGGGGGACTCCGAAGATGATGGGAGCGAAGACAGCAACCGCGCGGGTGTCgagcctccccccccccctcactgTTCCTAAAGAGGTGCCACCCTTGAGGGCGGTCCCTCCTAATCTGGACCTTAAGTTCAGCACCGCTTAGGAGAGGGATGACAAGGAAGGTGACGAGGAGAAGAACATCGTCGTCGACTCCCCCTGTCGCTTGCCTGCGCCGCCCCAAGTCTCTACCTCCGGCAAAGATGCCGAGAAGTTGCCTGAGCAGAACAATGCGTCCAGCTCTGGGACGAAAGGGAGTGGTGAAGATTCGAGCAACACGTCGGACAACAGCATCTTCTTCGTCCGCAATGCTAACCCCGAAGCTGTTGCCACGGAGCTCAGAGCGAAACCCACAGCCGTGCGACTTGGCTGCAACATCGTCAAGTCCCTTCGTTTTGAGAGCCGGGACCGTGAGCGTGAGCTACTGGCGGAGGCGGGTGGCTCGTTTTGTTTCCCTCTAATGGAAAAAGACTTGATGGGGAGTGGACTGACGAACATGCTGGAAAGTGCGCAAGATTTATCGCTTAAGGCCTTCGTGGCTGCACGCTGTGCAGCTCGGTAGTTGGCAGCCGAAGAGGGCTCAAAGGCTGCTGTCGCAGATTTGGAGGCAAAGGTGGCTGCTCtggagaaagaaaaggagaCTCTACAACGTCGCCTCGACAAATCCGCAGAAGAAAAGGCGACCCTCACCGCGGAGCTGCTGGTGGCGGCTGATCGGGCGGTGAAGGCGGAGGATGCAACCAAGGCTGCGAAGTTGCTCGCCGACGATGCCGAAAAACGGCGGACCCAGATGCACAAACGttttcactcgttcaaggagtCAGTGAGGGCTGGGGCAACCACGCTTCAGAAAGAGCTTCCCGATTTCCTGAAGAAATACGGGCTTGATGCTCCTGACATCTCTTCGGAGGACACCGTCTGGGTGGACGACTTCTTCAAGTGGCTCCGCGCATGTGTTGTTATGCTGGACGCAGGGGCTCATTTCAACAAGGATATAAGCGCTGTTGTCGCCGTTCGC contains:
- the LOC120706760 gene encoding uncharacterized protein LOC120706760 isoform X2; protein product: MRDMTGQPAGLDFDENSDWLHTNNSYVRGTPQHEGTASKLTVLSQDRAVYGDSIAVLTNAESQDDPGSESVPSSPSANNNNKQRKRERERARYAAMSQEEKNAKNLRRRVVRQKNKEYQSPMEINDSQDRAPFGDLTNYTNEGADSESNLQPATNSTVQRKRERERTRYAAMSQEEKNAKNMRRREARQKKKGVARISFLRCYK
- the LOC120706760 gene encoding uncharacterized protein LOC120706760 isoform X3, whose protein sequence is MRDMTGQPAGLDFDENSDWLHTNNSYVRGTPQHEGTASKLTVLSQDRAVYGDSIAVLTNAESQDDPEYQSPMEINDSQDRAPFGDLTNYTNEGADSESNLQPATNSTVQRKRERERTRYAAMSQEEKNAKNMRRREARQKKKGVARISFLRCYK
- the LOC120706760 gene encoding bromodomain-containing protein DDB_G0270170-like isoform X1, which codes for MRDMTGQPAGLDFDENSDWLHTNNSYVRGTPQHEGTASKLTVLSQDRAVYGDSIAVLTNAESQDDPGCVIYNAGSESVPSSPSANNNNKQRKRERERARYAAMSQEEKNAKNLRRRVVRQKNKEYQSPMEINDSQDRAPFGDLTNYTNEGADSESNLQPATNSTVQRKRERERTRYAAMSQEEKNAKNMRRREARQKKKGVARISFLRCYK